A region from the Lolium perenne isolate Kyuss_39 chromosome 4, Kyuss_2.0, whole genome shotgun sequence genome encodes:
- the LOC127291831 gene encoding inner membrane protein PPF-1, chloroplastic, whose product MAAPTLHLLPQTPLALPSRPSPSPLLLHPRVVASPARRGRAALLRPVAALGWGGGGIEDVADLFGRVEAFLYTVADAAVVAAAAEGGAKEEAAARAGDWLSGITASMETVLKVLKGGLSTLHIPYPYGFAIILLTVLIKGATFPLTKKQVESALAMRSLQPQVKAIQERYAGDQERIQLETARIYKLSGVDPLAGCLPTLVTIPVWIGLYRALSNVANEGLLNEGFFWIPSLAGPTTIAARQSGQGISWLFPFTDGHPPLGWSDTLAYLVLPALLVISQYVSAQIMQPSQNNDPSQQGAQAALKFLPLLIGYFALSVPSGLSLYWLTNNVLSSAQQVWLQKLGGAKNPVKEYIDKLAREESTNVEKSESADKSEALPKDGKRQPGQVPKPSEQQRGGRFKKLMEQESRRKQLLEEPRQIEEAGIESEALDGKQSSHASAEDSKDEEESHENEPISASSNGGISHGTNETSPDRTTEEVTIPEATDTDNHSVHSSVSNPASLTDDELRHQENGNDAV is encoded by the exons atGGCGGCTCCTACCCTCCACCTCCTCCCCCAGACTCCGCTAGCCCTGCCCTCCCGCCCATCTCCGTCCCCCCTTCTCCTCCACCCGCGCGTGGTGGCCTCCCCCGCGCGCAGGGGCCGGGCTGCCCTCCTTCGCCCGGTCGCGGCGCTCGGGTGGGGCGGCGGCGGAATCGAGGACGTCGCGGACCTCTTCGGCCGCGTCGAGGCGTTCCTCTACACCGTCGCGGACGCCGCGGTCGTGGCGGCGGCCGCGGAGGGCGGGGCCAAGGAGGAGGCCGCCGCGCGCGCGGGGGACTGGCTCTCCGGGATCACCGCCTCCATGGAGACCGTGCTCAAG GTTCTGAAAGGTGGTCTGTCGACTTTACATATACCTTACCCATATGGTTTTGCGATCATCCTCCTAACAGTTCTGATCAAGGGGGCCACTTTTCCTCTCACAAAGAAGCAG GTTGAGTCTGCACTTGCAATGAGATCACTTCAACCTCAAGTGAAAGCTATCCAAGAACGTTATGCTGGGGATCAG gAAAGGATACAACTCGAAACTGCTCGTATATATAAGTTGTCTGGCGTTGATCCACTTGCAG GATGCTTGCCTACTCTTGTGACAATACCGGTCTGGATTGGTCTATACAGAGCTCTGTCCAATGTAGCTAATGAG GGACTTCTTAATGAAGGTTTTTTCTGGATACCTTCTTTGGCTGGTCCAACAACAATTGCTGCTCGACAAAGTGGCCAAGGAATATCCTGGCTTTTCCCGTTTACG GATGGCCATCCACCACTTGGCTGGTCGGACACTCTGGCATACCTTGTCCTGCCAGCCCTTCTGGTTATTTCGCAGTACGTATCTGCCCAGATAATGCAACCATCACAG AACAATGATCCTAGCCAGCAAGGTGCCCAAGCTGCACTGAAGTTCCTGCCATTGCTAATTGGTTATTTTGCTCTTTCCGTTCCTTCTGGACTGAGTCTATATTG GCTTACAAATAATGTCCTTAGCAGTGCACAGCAAGTGTGGCTTCAAAAGTTGGGAGGTGCCAAAAACCCTGTAAAAGAATATATTGACAAGCTTGCTAGAGAAGAATCAACTAATGTTGAAAAATCTGAATCTGCTGATAAGAGCGAGGCTCTCCCAAAAGATGGTAAACGCCAGCCTGGTCAAGTGCCAAAACCAAGTGAACAGCAGCGTGGTGGAAG GTTTAAGAAATTAATGGAGCAAGAATCGAGAAGAAAACAGCTTCTGGAAGAACCAAGACAAATAGAAGAGGCTGGCATAGAATCTGAAGCCCTTGATGGAAAACAGAGTTCTCATGCCTCTGCTGAAGACAGCAAAGATGAAGAG GAATCCCATGAAAATGAACCTATCTCAGCCAGTAGCAATGGTGGAATTAGCCATGGCACAAATGAAACATCTCCAGACAGAACCACAGAAGAG GTAACAATTCCAGAAGCAACTGACACTGACAACCATTCAGTCCATTCTTCAGTAAGCAACCCTGCCTCGCTAACTGACGACGAATTGAGACACCAAGAGAATGGAAACGATGCAGTGTAA
- the LOC127291832 gene encoding uncharacterized protein, which yields MVAGHRTLLLLLAAALLAAVFAVAVAEEAKPTILTPVAQTPVGSFEGDKPGADDAMDDEDAAPVGAPIGTTMTEPKPELTTPPGGAGEGTPAASAASSLAALAGFGGAVIAAAGVLSF from the coding sequence ATGGTCGCCGGGCACCGGACGCTGCTGCTCCTCCTGGCCGCCGCGCTGCTGGCGGCGGTATTCgccgtggccgtggcggaggaGGCGAAGCCGACCATCCTGACACCCGTGGCGCAGACCCCCGTTGGGTCCTTCGAGGGTGACAAGCCGGGTGCGGACGACGCCATGGACGACGAAGACGCCGCGCCCGTCGGAGCACCCATCGGCACCACCATGACCGAGCCCAAGCCCGAGCTCACCACCCCACCCGGCGGCGCAGGGGAGGGCACGCCGGCTGCCAGCGCCGCCTCTTCCCTCGCAGCCCTGGCTGGCTTTGGCGGTGCTGTGATCGCTGCCGCCGGCGTCCTGTCATTCTGA